Proteins encoded in a region of the Candidatus Methylomirabilota bacterium genome:
- a CDS encoding alcohol dehydrogenase catalytic domain-containing protein, giving the protein MLAVVKDPGKRGVILEDVPVPRVGPWEVLVRVRAVGICGSDQRIYAEVNPARRRRFIIGHEIAGEVVEVGERVSEVPLGARVGIEICIGCGICRYCKVGRVNLCEKLEEFGVTVDGGMTEFVAVPARNVHLLPPTLSFEKAVLADPLACVVRGLEMIHVTSGSWVTVLGPGQMGLLATQVIKRIRRARVIMVGTRGDRLALARAMGADETVNVNEADPVAAVRELTDGGADFVYEAAGTARALDQAIAMARKGGAVVMLTVHREVQINLEPAVRGELHLVGAICYSYREYERALALLAEDRIDAGPLLAHTFPLHQAQEAFDFVLSRQGIKAILVTAAEAKRADR; this is encoded by the coding sequence GTGCTGGCCGTCGTCAAGGATCCCGGCAAGCGCGGCGTCATCCTCGAAGACGTGCCCGTGCCCCGGGTGGGCCCGTGGGAAGTCCTGGTGCGCGTGCGGGCGGTCGGGATCTGCGGGAGCGACCAGCGGATCTACGCCGAGGTCAACCCGGCGCGCCGCCGGCGCTTCATCATCGGCCACGAGATCGCCGGCGAGGTCGTCGAGGTCGGCGAGCGGGTGAGCGAGGTGCCGCTCGGGGCTCGGGTGGGCATCGAGATCTGTATCGGCTGCGGGATCTGCCGGTACTGCAAGGTCGGCCGCGTCAACCTCTGCGAGAAGCTCGAAGAGTTCGGCGTCACGGTCGACGGCGGCATGACCGAGTTCGTGGCGGTGCCGGCTCGCAACGTCCACCTGCTCCCCCCCACGCTGTCGTTCGAGAAGGCCGTCCTGGCCGATCCGCTGGCCTGCGTGGTCCGCGGCCTGGAGATGATCCACGTCACCTCCGGCTCCTGGGTCACCGTGCTCGGTCCCGGCCAGATGGGGCTGCTGGCCACTCAGGTGATCAAGCGGATCCGACGTGCCCGGGTCATCATGGTGGGCACGCGCGGAGACCGCCTGGCGCTGGCTCGGGCCATGGGCGCCGACGAGACCGTCAACGTGAACGAGGCGGACCCGGTGGCGGCCGTGCGGGAGCTGACCGACGGCGGGGCTGACTTCGTCTACGAGGCGGCCGGCACCGCCCGGGCGCTCGACCAGGCGATCGCGATGGCCCGCAAGGGCGGGGCGGTGGTCATGCTGACGGTCCACCGGGAGGTCCAGATCAACCTGGAGCCGGCCGTGCGGGGTGAGCTCCACCTGGTGGGCGCCATCTGCTACTCCTACCGGGAGTACGAGCGGGCCCTGGCCCTGCTGGCCGAGGACCGCATCGACGCCGGTCCGCTCCTGGCCCACACCTTCCCGCTCCACCAGGCCCAGGAGGCCTTCGACTTCGTCCTGTCCCGGCAGGGGATCAAGGCCATCCTGGTGACCGCGGCCGAGGCGAAACGAGCCGATCGGTGA
- the ttcA gene encoding tRNA 2-thiocytidine(32) synthetase TtcA, whose translation MGQTASDVERVERRLTARIGRAIGDFELIEPGDRILVGVSGGKDSWALLHLLQRIRRRAPVRFDLVALNIDQGFAGFRADIVEDYLAREGYTYEMRSARINLTVKEKIQPGETFCSLCARLRRGALYKYADELGCNKIALGHHADDFIETLLLNLFFNGQIKGMHPRLRAQNGRHTVIRPLVYVWEAEILDYVPARGFPVVCCACPGCKDPTLQRHRVKKLLRELERVHPGIKRSLLGALSRVDLGSLPIPKRTGGPRLPLLDAAAVAAPAPASD comes from the coding sequence ATGGGCCAAACTGCGAGCGATGTCGAGCGGGTCGAGCGGCGCCTCACGGCGCGGATCGGACGGGCGATCGGCGACTTCGAGCTGATCGAGCCGGGCGACCGTATTCTCGTCGGCGTCTCCGGCGGCAAGGACTCCTGGGCGCTGCTCCATCTCCTCCAGCGCATCCGGCGGCGGGCCCCCGTCCGGTTCGACCTGGTCGCGCTCAACATCGACCAGGGCTTCGCCGGCTTCCGGGCCGACATCGTCGAGGACTACCTGGCCCGCGAGGGGTACACCTACGAGATGCGGAGCGCCCGCATCAACCTGACGGTCAAGGAGAAGATCCAGCCGGGGGAGACCTTTTGCTCGCTGTGCGCGCGACTCCGCCGGGGCGCGCTCTACAAGTACGCCGACGAGCTCGGCTGCAACAAGATCGCGCTCGGCCACCACGCCGACGACTTCATCGAGACCCTCCTCCTCAATCTCTTCTTCAACGGCCAGATCAAGGGGATGCACCCGCGCCTCCGCGCCCAGAACGGCCGGCATACCGTGATCCGTCCCCTCGTCTACGTGTGGGAGGCGGAGATCCTCGACTACGTCCCGGCCCGGGGCTTCCCGGTCGTCTGCTGCGCGTGCCCCGGCTGCAAGGATCCCACGCTCCAGCGCCATCGGGTGAAGAAGCTCCTCCGGGAGCTCGAGCGCGTCCACCCCGGGATCAAGCGGAGCCTGCTGGGGGCGCTCTCGCGGGTCGATCTGGGCTCCCTTCCCATCCCGAAGCGGACCGGCGGTCCGCGGCTCCCGCTCCTCGACGCGGCCGCTGTCGCCGCACCCGCCCCCGCGAGTGACTGA
- a CDS encoding uroporphyrinogen-III synthase: protein MTAERRAEPPVRFAGAGPGDRQRRPLAGRRVVVTRPRGQAGRFVTLLEASGAEVVAMPTIALEPPEDWGPLDRALARLGDFHWVVFTSANGVAAFHERLAAAGRDTRALGGARLAAIGPETAEALAGVGLRADVVPGEYRAEGLADVLRPHLASGSAVLLVRAAEAREVLPQVLESLGARVTVAPAYRTVAVKEGADHLLGLLEARGVDVVTFTSSSTVRGFMALLAPGEIRRLLSGVVLAAIGPITAGTIAEYGLEVGVMPREYTTSALAAAIAGHFTSPR from the coding sequence GTGACGGCCGAACGGCGGGCCGAGCCGCCGGTGCGGTTCGCCGGGGCGGGACCCGGTGATCGCCAGCGGCGGCCGCTCGCCGGCCGCCGGGTGGTCGTGACGCGACCCCGCGGGCAGGCCGGCCGGTTCGTGACACTCCTCGAAGCGTCTGGCGCCGAGGTGGTGGCCATGCCGACGATCGCGCTCGAGCCGCCCGAGGACTGGGGCCCGCTCGACCGTGCCCTCGCCCGGCTCGGCGACTTCCACTGGGTGGTCTTCACCAGCGCCAACGGAGTGGCGGCGTTCCACGAGCGGCTCGCCGCGGCCGGGCGCGACACGCGGGCGCTCGGTGGCGCGCGGCTGGCCGCCATCGGCCCCGAAACGGCCGAGGCCCTGGCCGGGGTCGGCCTCCGGGCCGACGTGGTGCCGGGGGAGTACCGGGCCGAGGGGCTGGCCGACGTGCTGCGCCCCCATCTGGCCTCGGGGAGTGCGGTCTTGCTCGTCCGGGCCGCGGAGGCGCGCGAGGTCCTGCCGCAGGTGCTGGAGAGCCTCGGGGCCCGGGTGACCGTGGCGCCGGCGTACCGGACGGTGGCCGTGAAAGAGGGCGCGGACCACCTCCTCGGCCTCCTGGAGGCGCGGGGGGTGGACGTCGTCACGTTCACCAGCTCCTCGACGGTCCGCGGCTTCATGGCGCTCCTGGCGCCCGGGGAGATTCGACGGTTGCTCAGCGGCGTCGTGCTCGCCGCCATCGGTCCGATCACCGCCGGCACGATCGCCGAGTACGGCCTGGAGGTCGGCGTCATGCCGCGGGAGTACACGACGTCCGCGCTGGCCGCGGCGATCGCGGGACACTTCACCTCACCCAGGTAG
- the hemC gene encoding hydroxymethylbilane synthase, giving the protein MTERVRIGTRGSPLALRQAELVAEALARAWPGLRAELVPIRTSGDRLAQARLAVEGGKGLFVKEIEEALLGHWIELAVHSLKDLPADLPGGLGLAAFPEREDPRDVLVSRDAGGLDGLRPGARVGSSSLRRRVQLLARRPDLEVEPIRGNVETRLQKLDDGLYDAVVLAAAGLRRLGLSPAGAVTLALDEMLPAVGQGTLAVEAREEDEMTRRLVGVLDHPDTRAATVAERSFLQAIGGSCTTPLAAYARYEGRTLWLSAFLATGDGARVLRESRPGATTPDALGRDVAGWMLERGAAEIVRQGQVA; this is encoded by the coding sequence GTGACTGAGCGTGTCCGGATCGGGACCCGCGGGAGCCCGCTCGCCCTTCGACAGGCCGAGCTGGTGGCCGAGGCCCTGGCCCGGGCGTGGCCGGGACTCCGTGCCGAGCTGGTGCCGATCCGCACCTCGGGGGACAGGCTCGCGCAGGCCCGCCTGGCCGTCGAAGGCGGCAAGGGGCTCTTCGTGAAGGAGATCGAGGAGGCGCTGCTCGGCCATTGGATCGAGCTGGCGGTCCACAGCCTCAAGGATCTTCCGGCCGATCTCCCCGGGGGGCTGGGCCTGGCGGCCTTTCCCGAGCGCGAAGATCCGCGCGACGTCCTGGTGAGCCGCGATGCGGGGGGGCTCGACGGCCTGCGGCCGGGCGCGCGGGTCGGCAGCTCGAGCCTCCGACGCCGCGTCCAGCTCCTCGCCCGCCGGCCCGACCTCGAGGTGGAGCCGATTCGGGGGAACGTCGAGACCCGGCTCCAGAAGCTCGACGACGGGCTGTACGACGCGGTCGTCCTGGCGGCGGCGGGCCTGCGCCGGCTGGGGCTGTCGCCCGCCGGCGCCGTCACGCTCGCGCTCGACGAGATGTTGCCGGCGGTGGGCCAGGGAACGCTCGCCGTCGAGGCGCGCGAGGAGGACGAGATGACGCGGCGCCTGGTCGGCGTGCTCGACCATCCGGACACGCGCGCCGCGACGGTCGCCGAGCGCAGCTTCCTCCAGGCCATCGGGGGATCGTGCACGACGCCGCTCGCCGCCTACGCCCGGTACGAGGGCCGTACCCTGTGGCTCAGCGCGTTTCTCGCGACGGGCGACGGCGCCCGCGTGCTCAGGGAGTCCCGCCCGGGCGCCACGACGCCGGACGCCCTGGGGAGGGACGTGGCCGGGTGGATGCTCGAGCGCGGGGCGGCCGAGATCGTGCGCCAGGGGCAGGTCGCGTGA
- the hemB gene encoding porphobilinogen synthase, with translation MAHPLYRPRRLRESPLIRRMVRETRLGVENLILPLFAVHGRGIREPIASMPGVSRLSLDELVKEAKDAAGMGIPAVLLFGVPATKDPRGSEAYAEDGIVQQAARVVKERIPDLLVITDVCLCQYTSHGHCGVIEDGRVKNDASVDLLARVALSQAEAGADIVAPSDMMDGRVAAIREALDEAGYAETPIMAYSAKYASAFYGPFREAAESAPQFGDRRSYQMDPGNAIEALREVGLDVDEGADIVMVKPALPYLDVIARVKQEFGLPLAAYSVSGEYAMIKAAGRLGWLDEERVIMEALTAIRRAGADLIITYLAKEAARLLERQRFSAGP, from the coding sequence ATGGCACATCCACTGTACCGTCCGCGCCGGCTGCGGGAGTCGCCGCTCATCCGGCGCATGGTTCGCGAGACGCGACTCGGCGTCGAGAACCTGATCCTGCCCCTCTTCGCCGTCCACGGCCGGGGCATCCGCGAGCCGATCGCGTCGATGCCCGGGGTATCGCGGCTCTCGCTCGACGAGCTCGTGAAGGAAGCGAAGGACGCGGCCGGGATGGGCATCCCGGCCGTCCTGCTGTTCGGCGTCCCGGCCACCAAGGATCCCCGCGGCTCGGAAGCCTACGCCGAGGACGGCATCGTCCAGCAGGCCGCGCGGGTGGTGAAGGAGCGGATTCCGGATCTCCTGGTCATCACCGACGTCTGCCTCTGCCAGTACACGAGCCACGGGCATTGCGGCGTGATCGAGGACGGGCGAGTCAAGAACGACGCGAGCGTGGACCTGCTCGCGCGGGTCGCGCTCTCCCAGGCCGAGGCCGGCGCCGACATCGTGGCGCCGTCGGACATGATGGACGGTCGGGTCGCCGCCATCCGGGAAGCGCTCGACGAGGCCGGCTATGCCGAGACACCCATCATGGCCTACTCGGCGAAGTATGCCTCGGCCTTCTACGGGCCCTTCCGCGAGGCGGCCGAGTCGGCGCCCCAGTTCGGTGATCGCCGGTCGTACCAGATGGACCCCGGCAACGCCATCGAGGCGCTGCGCGAGGTCGGGCTCGACGTGGACGAGGGGGCGGACATCGTGATGGTCAAGCCCGCCTTGCCCTACCTCGACGTGATCGCCCGCGTGAAGCAGGAGTTCGGCCTCCCGCTGGCGGCCTACTCGGTCTCCGGCGAGTACGCGATGATCAAGGCTGCCGGCCGGCTCGGCTGGCTGGACGAGGAGCGGGTCATCATGGAAGCGCTCACGGCGATCCGGCGTGCCGGCGCCGACCTCATCATCACGTATCTGGCCAAGGAGGCGGCCCGTCTCCTCGAGCGGCAGCGGTTCTCGGCGGGCCCCTAG
- a CDS encoding Lrp/AsnC ligand binding domain-containing protein, whose protein sequence is MVAGVLIRCEPQKESEVLDALRKLDGLSYVYLLFGRYDMVALIRSLDLHAASEVVGRIRAIDGVASTETLVVRPTQ, encoded by the coding sequence ATGGTTGCCGGAGTCTTGATTCGCTGTGAGCCCCAGAAGGAGTCGGAGGTGCTCGACGCCCTCCGCAAGCTCGACGGGCTCTCCTACGTCTACCTGCTGTTCGGGCGCTACGACATGGTCGCCTTGATCCGCTCCCTGGACCTCCACGCGGCCTCGGAGGTCGTCGGCCGGATCCGGGCCATCGACGGCGTCGCGTCCACGGAGACGCTCGTCGTCCGTCCCACGCAGTAG